One Marinitoga hydrogenitolerans DSM 16785 genomic window carries:
- the cas2 gene encoding CRISPR-associated endonuclease Cas2 yields the protein MYIILVYDIKFDKDGVGQKILPKVFKICKKYLYHIQNSVFEGELTKSEIFKLKKELEEVIRKDEDSIIVFQSRNERWLNKNFWGVVEDKTSNFL from the coding sequence ATGTATATTATACTTGTTTATGATATAAAATTTGATAAGGATGGTGTAGGACAGAAAATATTACCCAAAGTATTTAAAATATGTAAAAAGTATTTGTATCACATACAAAATTCTGTATTTGAAGGGGAATTAACAAAATCTGAAATTTTTAAGTTAAAAAAAGAATTAGAAGAGGTTATTAGAAAAGATGAAGATTCAATTATAGTATTTCAGAGCAGAAATGAAAGATGGTTAAATAAGAATTTTTGGGGTGTTGTAGAAGATAAAACTTCAAATTTTTTATAA